One Gossypium hirsutum isolate 1008001.06 chromosome A11, Gossypium_hirsutum_v2.1, whole genome shotgun sequence genomic window carries:
- the LOC107939946 gene encoding (+)-delta-cadinene synthase isozyme A isoform X1 has product MSSPISTNLVPSQHGNTSKENRHLSKFKPSFWGDIFLSSPSEMEMDAGTQQEYEELKQEVRRMLVANTDKSSQKLPIIDAVQRLGVAYHFEKEIEEALEIIYHHHCNHIEIDGDDLYTTAVRFRLLREHGFDVHCAGTFNKFKYENGNFKESLIGDVKGMLELYEAAHFQLHGENILEEALSFTTFHLKLAESTVDYPLSTQISNALKRPLRKSLPRLIARSYISIYEGYVTQDEKLMKFAKLDFKILQHLHKKEINKINRWWKGLEVATNFPFIRDRFVECYFWMLSVYFEPHYAIARTFATKVICLISILDDIYDAYGTYEELEIFTKAIQRWDTNCIDQLPDYMKLWYSETLNVYQDMEDLMSKEGKSYRVQVAIEAMKRQSQVYYVEAKWLHENYIPTMEEYMPIALVSCGYWNLTMSSFVGMEDSITKETFNWAFNDPKIVRASSTICRLMSDIVGHKVERERGHVSSAVECYMKQYGVSMQEAYDELYKQINNAWKDINEEFLKPTAAPTSALNRILNLARVIDLFYTGEDAYTQVGESAKTSITALLIDSIPI; this is encoded by the exons ATGTCTTCTCCAATTTCTACAAATCTTGTTCCATCTCAACATGGTAACACCTCCAAGGAAAATCGTCATTTGTCCAAATTTAAACCTAGCTTTTGGGGGGACATTTTCCTCTCTTCTCCTTCTGAAATG GAAATGGATGCTGGAACACAACAAGAGTACGAAGAATTGAAGCAAGAAGTGAGGAGAATGTTAGTGGCAAATACGGATAAATCGTCCCAAAAGTTGCCCATAATTGATGCAGTCCAACGCTTAGGTGTGGCCTACCATTTCGAGAAAGAGATAGAAGAGGCCTTGGAAATTATATACCATCATCATTGCAATCATATTGAGATTGATGGTGATGATCTTTACACTACTGCTGTTCGATTTCGCCTGCTAAGAGAGCATGGTTTCGATGTTCATTGTG CAGGGACATTTAACAAATTCAAATATGAGAATGGAAATTTCAAAGAATCTTTAATTGGTGATGTGAAAGGCATGCTAGAATTGTATGAAGCTGCACACTTTCAACTACATGGAGAAAATATATTAGAAGAAGCCCTTTCCTTTACTACATTTCATCTGAAGTTGGCAGAAAGTACGGTAGACTATCCTCTCTCCACACAAATTTCTAATGCTCTAAAGCGACCCCTTCGCAAGAGCTTGCCGAGGTTGATTGCTAGGAGCTACATTTCCATATATGAAGGATACGTTACCCAAGatgaaaaattaatgaaatttgcaAAGTTAGATTTCAAAATCTTACAACATTTACACAAGAAGGAGATAAACAAGATAAACAG GTGGTGGAAAGGTTTAGAGGTTGCGACCAATTTTCCTTTTATAAGGGATAGATTTGTGGAATGTTATTTTTGGATGTTGAGTGTATACTTTGAGCCCCACTACGCCATTGCTAGAACTTTTGCGACCAAAGTGATATGCCTCATTTCAATTTTGGATGATATTTATGATGCGTATGGCACATACGAAGAACTTGAAATCTTTACAAAAGCAATCCAAAG GTGGGATACCAACTGCATTGATCAACTTCCAGACTACATGAAATTGTGGTATAGTGAAACCTTAAATGTTTATCAAGATATGGAAGATTTGATGTCCAAAGAAGGAAAATCATATCGCGTCCAAGTCGCAATAGAAGCA ATGAAACGACAATCCCAAGTTTACTATGTTGAGGCCAAATGGTTGCATGAAAATTACATACCAACAATGGAGGAGTATATGCCAATTGCATTAGTCTCTTGTGGTTATTGGAATCTTACGATGTCATCTTTTGTTGGCATGGAAGATAGCATAACAAAAGAGACATTCAATTGGGCATTTAATGACCCTAAGATTGTCAGAGCTTCAAGCACTATTTGTAGGCTGATGAGTGATATTGTTGGCCACAAG GTTGAGCGAGAGAGAGGACATGTGTCCTCAGCAGTGGAGTGTTACATGAAACAATATGGGGTGTCAATGCAAGAGGCATACGATGAGTTATACAAGCAAATAAACAATGCTTGGAAGGAtataaatgaagagttcttgaaACCAACAGCAGCACCAACATCGGCTCTTAATCGAATTCTAAACCTTGCAAGGGTCATTGATCTCTTTTACACGGGCGAAGATGCTTATACTCAAGTTGGTGAGTCAGCAAAAACTAGCATCACTGCTTTGCTGATAGATTCAATCCCAATTTGA
- the LOC107939946 gene encoding (+)-delta-cadinene synthase isozyme A isoform X2 has product MSSPISTNLVPSQHGNTSKENRHLSKFKPSFWGDIFLSSPSEMEMDAGTQQEYEELKQEVRRMLVANTDKSSQKLPIIDAVQRLGVAYHFEKEIEEALEIIYHHHCNHIEIDGDDLYTTAVRFRLLREHGFDVHCGTFNKFKYENGNFKESLIGDVKGMLELYEAAHFQLHGENILEEALSFTTFHLKLAESTVDYPLSTQISNALKRPLRKSLPRLIARSYISIYEGYVTQDEKLMKFAKLDFKILQHLHKKEINKINRWWKGLEVATNFPFIRDRFVECYFWMLSVYFEPHYAIARTFATKVICLISILDDIYDAYGTYEELEIFTKAIQRWDTNCIDQLPDYMKLWYSETLNVYQDMEDLMSKEGKSYRVQVAIEAMKRQSQVYYVEAKWLHENYIPTMEEYMPIALVSCGYWNLTMSSFVGMEDSITKETFNWAFNDPKIVRASSTICRLMSDIVGHKVERERGHVSSAVECYMKQYGVSMQEAYDELYKQINNAWKDINEEFLKPTAAPTSALNRILNLARVIDLFYTGEDAYTQVGESAKTSITALLIDSIPI; this is encoded by the exons ATGTCTTCTCCAATTTCTACAAATCTTGTTCCATCTCAACATGGTAACACCTCCAAGGAAAATCGTCATTTGTCCAAATTTAAACCTAGCTTTTGGGGGGACATTTTCCTCTCTTCTCCTTCTGAAATG GAAATGGATGCTGGAACACAACAAGAGTACGAAGAATTGAAGCAAGAAGTGAGGAGAATGTTAGTGGCAAATACGGATAAATCGTCCCAAAAGTTGCCCATAATTGATGCAGTCCAACGCTTAGGTGTGGCCTACCATTTCGAGAAAGAGATAGAAGAGGCCTTGGAAATTATATACCATCATCATTGCAATCATATTGAGATTGATGGTGATGATCTTTACACTACTGCTGTTCGATTTCGCCTGCTAAGAGAGCATGGTTTCGATGTTCATTGTG GGACATTTAACAAATTCAAATATGAGAATGGAAATTTCAAAGAATCTTTAATTGGTGATGTGAAAGGCATGCTAGAATTGTATGAAGCTGCACACTTTCAACTACATGGAGAAAATATATTAGAAGAAGCCCTTTCCTTTACTACATTTCATCTGAAGTTGGCAGAAAGTACGGTAGACTATCCTCTCTCCACACAAATTTCTAATGCTCTAAAGCGACCCCTTCGCAAGAGCTTGCCGAGGTTGATTGCTAGGAGCTACATTTCCATATATGAAGGATACGTTACCCAAGatgaaaaattaatgaaatttgcaAAGTTAGATTTCAAAATCTTACAACATTTACACAAGAAGGAGATAAACAAGATAAACAG GTGGTGGAAAGGTTTAGAGGTTGCGACCAATTTTCCTTTTATAAGGGATAGATTTGTGGAATGTTATTTTTGGATGTTGAGTGTATACTTTGAGCCCCACTACGCCATTGCTAGAACTTTTGCGACCAAAGTGATATGCCTCATTTCAATTTTGGATGATATTTATGATGCGTATGGCACATACGAAGAACTTGAAATCTTTACAAAAGCAATCCAAAG GTGGGATACCAACTGCATTGATCAACTTCCAGACTACATGAAATTGTGGTATAGTGAAACCTTAAATGTTTATCAAGATATGGAAGATTTGATGTCCAAAGAAGGAAAATCATATCGCGTCCAAGTCGCAATAGAAGCA ATGAAACGACAATCCCAAGTTTACTATGTTGAGGCCAAATGGTTGCATGAAAATTACATACCAACAATGGAGGAGTATATGCCAATTGCATTAGTCTCTTGTGGTTATTGGAATCTTACGATGTCATCTTTTGTTGGCATGGAAGATAGCATAACAAAAGAGACATTCAATTGGGCATTTAATGACCCTAAGATTGTCAGAGCTTCAAGCACTATTTGTAGGCTGATGAGTGATATTGTTGGCCACAAG GTTGAGCGAGAGAGAGGACATGTGTCCTCAGCAGTGGAGTGTTACATGAAACAATATGGGGTGTCAATGCAAGAGGCATACGATGAGTTATACAAGCAAATAAACAATGCTTGGAAGGAtataaatgaagagttcttgaaACCAACAGCAGCACCAACATCGGCTCTTAATCGAATTCTAAACCTTGCAAGGGTCATTGATCTCTTTTACACGGGCGAAGATGCTTATACTCAAGTTGGTGAGTCAGCAAAAACTAGCATCACTGCTTTGCTGATAGATTCAATCCCAATTTGA